AAGGGAAATCCAGATGCGAAGAGCCATCGCCACTGGTATCGCATTGGTCACAACGTTGCTGGTTCCTGCCGGAGCGGGTGCAATCACGTATGGCCTGCCCGATGGAAACGGGCATCCCGAAGTAGGTGCGCTGCTTGCACCCCAGGCATATTCGGACGGCACCTGGGCGGCCTGCACGGGAACACTGATCGCGCCGACGGTGTTCCTGACCGCCGCCCATTGCGACCTGGGCGTCAGCTCTGTTTATGTCACGTTCGACTCGACCTACATCCCGGGTACGTCGACGACCTACCTGGGCACGTGGCACGCGGACCCGAATTACACCCAGGCGCAGAACGACCCGCACGACATCGCTGTCGTCGTCTTCCCCCAGCCAGGGGTGACGGTGATCACGCCCGCGCTGCTCCCCGGGGCCGGGTCGTTGAACAACCTCAGGCGTGGGACCATGTTCACAGCGGTCGGCTATGGGGCCCAGTCCGTGACGATCGATCACGGCCCGACCTTCAACTACGCCGACATCCGCTACGTCGCCTTCGGCCCGCTGAACGCGCTCAATAAGAACTGGCTTCGGCTCTCGATGAATCCGTCGCTGGGTGATGGCGGCACGTGCTACGGCGACTCCGGCGGCCCGAACTTCCTCTGGGTCGGAGGGACCGAGACGGATATCGTCGCCGGCATCACGATCACCGGCGACTTCATGTGCCGCGCGACGAACGTCGACTACCGCCTGGACACACCCTCCGCGCGGGCTTTCCTGGGACTGTACGTCACCCTGCCATAACGGCCCCTCCACTAGCGGCGCCGTCGGCCTCGGTATGAAACGTACGCTCCCTGGGCCTTACCAGGATCTGGGTCGGTTTCCAGTAGCTCGTACAACCACTGCCACCACTCGCCAATGTTCGGGTTGGCGGCATCCGCGCGCTCGGCTTCGACCCATGGCTTGAGCCGAAGCCACGTCCCGCGGACCCACCCGCCAACCATCCGATCCAGCAGGCGATGGTCGACCACACCTTCAAAGACCATCGAGCCCCACATCTCGCAGGCGCTGTCCACCGCAAGCGCCGCATCCAGCATGCCTGGATCGTCGCGAATAGCGGCTGGATCGGCGCCTATGGGCAGGTTCAGTATTCGTTCAACCGCCCGGCGCACGTCCTGGGTCTGGACCGTTCGAACGATGTCCACGGCTGCGAGATCGCGCCGGTTCTGAAGGGCCTGGCGGAGCTGGATCAGCCCAAAAGCCACTCCGATCACTACCGCCAGGGTGGTGACCACGTCGAGCACTATTCTCACGTCCATGTCATTACTCCGCCGCTGACGGCACCTCGTGGTGGAGACGGCAGCGGGCTTCGTACTTCTCGTCACCCATGCCGCCAACCATGATCAGCGGCGAGTCGACCGGGGCCGGCAGGCCATCAATCAGCCGCTGGGTGCGCGTCGCCGGCTCCCCGCACACCATGCAGATGGCGGTCAGCTTGGTGACCTGATCGGCCAGCGCCATGAGGCGCGGCATGGGTCCGAAGGGGTTCCCTCGGTAGTCCTGGTCCAGCCCCGTGACCAGGACCTGCTTGCCGGTATCGGCCAGGCGTTCGACGACTTCCGGCAGGCCGTCATCCCAGAACTGGCCTTCCTCGATGGCCACGATATCGGCGTTCCCGACCACCGCCTCGACCTCGGCCGAGGTGTCGACGCTGACCGCCGCATGCTGCGCCCCCGACCGCGACACCACCGACTCCTCCGCGGTCCGGGTGTCGACCCGCGGCTTGACGAGCACCACCTGGCGCCCGGCGATGGCGAACCGGCGCAGGAGCCGGAGCATCTCGTCGGTCTTGCCGCAGAACATGCAGCCGCAGATGACGTGGACCCAGCCCGACGTGTAGAACATCACGGTCCGGCCGCCGGAGCGACTCAGTCGCCGACGACAGCGAGCCCCTCTTCGGGGAGGCCCAGGTGGTCCGCCAGCGCGGTCCGCATCACGTCGGTCGGCGCGTCCTCGCCGGTCCACAGCTTGAAGGCCGCCGCCTGGGCCACCAGGAACGAGCCCTGACCGTTGGCGACAATCCCGTCCCGAGCCGCCGCCTCCCGCATGAGCGGCGTCTCGGCCCGGTTCAGCACCAGGTCCAGGACGTACAGCTCATACGGCAACAGCGCTGCGGAGATCGGGCTGGCGTCGGTGTCGGCGCCAACGCCTGAGGCGTTCACCAACAGGCGAGCCTTGGACAGCTCCGCCTCGATGATCGTCTCGTGCCAGGGCAGGGCCCGGAGGTCCGTCTCGCGCGACGCGCGATCGAAGTGGGCGACGACCGCCTCGGCCCGGTGCAGATGGCGGTTGAAAACGGCGATCCGGCCAAACCCGCTCTCCAGCAGGACCGATACCACCGCCCGGGCACCCCCACCGGCACCCAGCAGGACAGCCTGGCGCGGCCACCGGGCAGTGCCCTCGGGCAGGATGGACTCCAGGCCGGCGCGCACGCCGGCCACATCGGTGTTGTACCCCTGCAGGCGTCCGTCCTGGTTGACGGCCGCGTTGACCGCGCCGCTGGCGCGGGCTTCGTCGGACAACAGACCGATGAGCGACGCTGCCTTCTCCTTGTGCGGTGAGCCGATCATGGCCCCCATCACCTCGGGGTGGACGACCTCGCCAAGGGCCTCGCTGAGCTGGTGCGGCTTCCGCTCCCAGCGCTCGATCTCCACCTCGCGACCGGCAGCCTGCAGCGCTGCCCGCTGGACCGCTTCGGCCGGGCTGGCAGGTACGGGATAACCGATGATGAGTAGGCGCGTCACAGGTCTGTCTCTCGATTGCAGGGCCGTTTCACGGCCATTCCCGAGGCGTGGCCGGACCGGCCCGGAGGAGGCCGGGTCCAGAGGAGCTGATGCTATCATCGGCGCCGCTTCCGGAGAGGTCGCATAGTGGCCTAGTGCGGCGGTTTGCTAAACCGTTGAAGGGGATTTCCTCTTCCGAGGGTTCGAATCCCTCCCTCTCCGCCAGCTTGCGCCGGGTGCCCGTAGCTCAGCGGATAGAGCGTTAGGTTGCGGACCTAAAGGTCGGAGGTTCGAGTCCTCTCGGGCACGCCACCCCATTCACGCACGAAACGGGCCTCTAAGACGGCCCGGCGGGCCGTCGTCGCCTCGACCCTGACCACTCTCGGCTCCCTAGCATGATGGTCGTCCCTATCAAGACTCGCAGAGGAGGAAACCTGCAATGAATGACAAGGAGAAGTCCGCCAAGACCACGACCGCGACCGAGAAATCGTCCAGCGTACTCACGGAGGAGGAAATGGCCGCCCTGAAGGAGACCGTCCAGGAGCGGAAGACGGCCGCGCGCCGCGGCAAGCGCGCGGGCAAGGCGGACGGGGAACGCGACGTGCTCGCGAAGATCGCCGAGATGCCCGCACCGGATCGCGCCATGGCCGAGCGGATCCATACGATCGTCACAGCCAGCGCGCCGGCCCTCTCGCCAAGAACCTGGTACGGGATGCCCGCGTATGCCAACAAGGACGGCAAGGTCGTCTGCTTCTTTACAAGCGCGGATAAGTTCAAGTCGCGGTACGCGACGTTCGGCTTCAACGACGACGCGAACCTCGACGAAGGCGCCATGTGGCCGACGTCCTTCGCGCTGAAGGAGCTCAATGCCGCCGCAGAGGCAAAGATCGGCGCGCTCGTGAAGAAAGCGGTGAGCTGAGGACTGAGCTCGCCACTGGCCCCGCCCTAGGCGGGGCATGCCACCCATTCACGTACTAAATGGACCGTCGCGCCTCGTCGTCGCCGCATACTTGTCGACAGGCTGTGGGACACCCGGACCTGTTCGAAGAGAGAGGAAGAAATGGACACCACGCAGATCATCATCGTCGTCATCCTTATCGCGGTGCTCGGGGGCGCCGTGGCCATCTGGTTTCGCCGACGACAGAATCCCTAGCCGCATCGACGCTGGCTGCTGATCGAGCCGGCCATCACCGGCTCTCCGGTCGGGGCATCTGCGTCAGCGCAGCGGGACTAGATCCAGCACCACCTTTCGGGTGGCGGTCCGGTATTGATCCTCTTGTCAGGGAGGGTCAGCCTGGTCGCGCCAGCCCCGGAAGGAGCCTCGCCTTCTAGCGTTCGCCGTTGCTCGGCTCCACGCTCTTCCTCGCGGCCCCCGCAAGGTCGGAGAGGCTGCGCAAGCCCAACGCGAACATCGCGATAGCACCTGCCAGGGCCACCGGGAGCAGCGTCGTGGCGTGGACCACGATCGCGAGGCTGAGCGCGGCAGGTGCCGTCAGGCCCACGGCACGTGCGGCAGCAGAGGCGGCGAGCTCGAACGTGCCGATGGAGCCGGGGGCCGATGGAACGGACGTCCCGAGAGCCCCGACCCCGATGATGAGCAGTGCGGCAGCGAGGCTGATGTCGGCACCAAGGCTCCGGGCCGCGAGCCAGCAGATCGAAGTATCGACGAGCCAAATGACGACGGTGAGGCCAGCTGCTTCCGCAACCGGGAGGCGCTGCGACCGCCCGCCGAATCCCTGGGCGACCTGGTCCAACCTCGTGAGGATCATCCTGGCGGCCGCGAAACGGCCATGGTCGGCCAATCGGTGGAGGAAGCGCAGCACCGTCCGCAGGCCCCCCAGCGTCAGCACACCGATGATGAGGAATCCGCCGGCCGCTGCGACCCCAGTGAGCTGCACCACCCACGGCGGCGCGCCAAGGGCCAATGATGCGAGGAAGGCCATCACGGCGAGAACCGCGACGTCCAGGATTCGCTCGAGGAGCACGGTCCCGAAGACCTCGAATGCGTTCAGGCTCTCGCGGCGTGCCAAGAGGTAGGCGCGGATCGGCTCGCCGAGACGAGCCGGGAGGACCGCGTTCGCGAGATACCCGATCAAGACGATCGGCGCAATGCGGCGCACCGGCGGTGTGTGATCGGCGACAGGGACCACCAGTCGTTGCCAGCGCCATGCCCGCAAGACGATTCCGGCGGCCACCAGCACAAGGCAAGGCGCGAGGACCAGTAACCGGGTGTCCGCTAGCGCCTCAGCCGTCTGCCCGATGTCCACCGATTGCAGGACGATCACGATCGCCCCGGCGCTGATCAATGGCCCCAGCAGACCGACGGCGAGGCGTCGCCCGCGAGGACGAGATGGACTGGCTATGAGATTCCGCCCATTCCCGAGAGCATACGGACCGGTCCCACTGATCATCTGCAAGTCGGCGCCGATTACCATGCGCCGGTGAACGATTCGGCGCTGATCTGCCTCTGTGAGCCGCTGGCCGATCCGGGCGCCGTGCCCACGGTCGGGGCACCCGGATGATCTACGTCATCGTCCCCGCCTACAACGAGGAACGGACGATCCGGCCAACGCTCATCGCCCTGGAGGTCGCCATGCGCGGGCGAAACGATCGCTACCTGGCAGTCGTGGTTGATGACGGCAGTACCGACCAGACGATTGCGCAGGCCGAGGCGGCGGTCGTCGAGACGGGCGGCGCACTACCCTTGCACGTCCTCCGTCACGACACCAACCTGGGACTGGGTGCCGGCGTCCGCACGGGCATCTACTGGGTCCTCGAACGGGCGGATTCCGACGACGTGATCGTGATGCTCGATGGCGACAACACCCATCCGCCGCGGCTCATCCCGAGCATGCTGGAACGGTTGGCGCAGGGCTACGACCTCGTGGTGGCATCCCGCTATCGGCCCGGATCACAGGTGCACGGCGTACCGGCCTACCGACGGGTGCTGTCTGACGTCGGACGAATCGTCTTTCAGATCATGTTCCCGATTAGAGGCGTGCGCGACTATTCCTGCTGCTTCCGGGCCTACCGGATCCCTCCGCTTCAGCGGGCACGCTTGGTCTACGGCGAGGAGCTGTGTACCGCCCGCGGTTTCGAGGCCGTGATGGACCTGTTGCTCCGACTCCGCCAGGTCGGCATCCGCGCCACCGAGGTCCCGTTGCAGCTTGACTACAGCGAACGGGTGGGGCAGAGCAAGATGCGTGTGGTCCGCACCATCCGCAACACGCTGGCGCTGCTCGCCCGTCGCTTCGTTGAGCGCTTCACGACGTACTCCGAAAGGCGGGTGCGGAGCCGGCTCGCCAGTGTCGAAGCTCGCGACCTGACGGTGGGGCCATGAAGTTGGCCATCGTGGTGGGGACGCGGCCCGAGATCATCAAGATGGCGCCGGTCATCCGGGCCTGTCTCACGCGCGACGTGCCGTTCGTGGTGCTCCACACCGGGCAGCACTACTCGTTTGAGATGGACGGGGTCTTCTTCGAGCAGCTCGAACTGCCGCGACCGACGCACAACCTGGGCGTGGGCTCTGGCTCTCACGTGCTCCAGATCAGCTCCATCATCAGCGCCATCGAGAGCGTGCTCGTCGGCGAGCGGCCGGACGAGGTGCTGGTCGAGGGGGACACGAACTCCGTCCTGGCTGCCGGGCTGGCTGCCAACAAGCTGGGGCTTCGGGTCGGCCACGTCGAGGCCGGATTGCGCTCCTACGACCGATCAATGCCCGAGGAGATCAACCGCATCCTCGTCGACCACCTGGCCGAGGACCTCTTCGCCCCCACGAAGCATGCCCGCGACATCCTGCTGGGGGAGGGCATCGAGCCCGAGCGAGTGCATGTCACCGGAAACACCGCGGTCGACGAGGTGCTCTATCAGCTTGGCCGTGTCGACCCCGAGCCGGTGCTGGCGATGTTTGGCGTCCATCCGTCGCAGTACGCAGTCGCGACCGTGCATCGGGCTGAGAACGTGACCGACCCCGGCCGGCTGCGCGGGATCTTCGAGGGCCTCGAACGGGTTGCCTCAGCGCTGGAAATCCCCGTGCTGGTCGCCCTGCACCCGCGGACCACGCAGCGCCTGTCCGAGCTGGGCATTGCCGTCGCCCCGATGGTTCGCCGGCTCCCGCCGTTGGGCTACCACGAGTTCCTGGCCCTGCAATCGCGCGCAGGGCTCGTGATGACCGACTCCGGCGGGCTTCAGGAGGAGGCGTGCACGCTCCGCGTCCCGTGCGTCACCCTCCGCGACAACACCGAGCGTCCCGAGTCGGTGGAGGTCGGAGCCAACCGGCTGGTCGGCGCGGATCCGGACCGGATTCTCGAAGGCGCCACGGCGATGCATCGGGCACCGCGGACGTGGATCAACCCGTTCGGCGACGGGCACAGCGGGGAACGGATCGTCGACCTGATCCTGACTCGCGGTGGCGCCGCGGGCCGGCCGAAGCTCACTTCCCTGCGGTCGAGGGCGAATCCACGCAACCCTGCAGGTGGAGTTCGCAGGATCCAGCGGCGCTGAGACGGTGACCCCGAGGGCCTAGATCCAGCACCATCCGTCGGGCGGCAGCCCGGAGCTGGTGATCGCATCCGGCAGGGTCATGGTGGTCGCACCCGGACGGTCGCAGTCGGCGAACAGCATGCGCCGCCGCCAGTCGTCGGGAGACAGCGGCGCAGCTACCAGCAGCGGCCAATAGACCAGGAACGCCGCCACGACCACAACGCCCGCCACCCCGGCCAGCACCCGCCCCGGCAAACTGCCCCATGCGCGCGCGGTGAGCAGGCCCAGCCCCAGGTACAGGAACGGGATGGTGGGCAGGATGTACCACAGGAGCCCGTTCCAGGTTGCCCCGACGACCAGCCAGGGCACATACGTCGCCAACACCCCCACCACCACGACCGCCTCCGGTGCAAACACCCGAACCCCTTGCCGCAGCCAGGCCACGGTCAGCCCGAAGGCCGCGACAACTGCCGGCCACCAGGCCGCCGGGTTGCCCAGCGCCATGACCTCGCGGTAGACCCCGTCGGCTGCGAACCAGTACGCGACCGGACGCTTCAAGAGCAGCCACGACCAGGCGGGTGACTCGTATGGATGGTGCCCCTCCAGCCCGACGTAGAAGCGGGCCAGGGCCAGCTGATGGCGCGCGACCCCCTGCCAGAACGTTCCCTCCTGCCACGGGAGACCGATGAGCGTCCCGGGCTGGACTCCGAGGTAGCTGGCCACGTACACCGCTGCGGGCACCAGCCCCAGCAGGATCGCCGTCCGTAGCCCCTCCTCACGGAATGCCACCCGCATCATGGCTCCCAGGCTCCGGCCATCTCGCCGCGCCGCGATTTCACTGGCCACCACAAACCCCACCATCACGAGGGCGGCAAACGCGCCACTCCACTTGACCGCCACAGCGGCGCCCATTGCCAGCCCTGCGGCCAGGCGCCACGGCCGCCCGAGCGCCCATCGGGCCAGACCGGTGGGGGGCTTGTCGCGCTGCCGATCTCGGTCCAGCACCACGAACAGCATCCCCGCCAGGATGAACAGCGCCAGGAAGACGTCGAGCATGGCGACTCGCGAATGCACCAGCTGGAGGAAGTCCAGGGCCAGCAGCCCCGCCGCCGCCGCGGCCCCGATGGCCGCCGCGGTTCCCCCCACCGGAGTCAGCAGCCGCCGGGCGAGGACGTACAGCACGGCCACGGTCACGATCCCGGCCAGGGCCGCCGCAATGCGCCAGCCGAACTCGGTGTAGCCGAAAACCACAATCCCACTGGCGATGAGCCACTGGCCCAGCGGGGGATGGGCGTTGCTGAGTGGCTCGGCGATCCCGCACACCCCAGGCCCGGCCACCAGCAGGCATGCGTTCTGGGCGTAGAAGATCTCGTCGAACACGAAGCCCGGCGGATGGTCCAGGCCGGTCAGCCGCAGGGCGGCGGCGGCGACTACGAGCGTCCCGAGCAGGAGGGTATCGAGTCGGGACCAGCCCACCGCCAGAGGATACGGCAGGGTGGGGCAGACCGGCCTGCTAGACTCGGCGTCCGGTGAACTACGAGCTGTTCATGGCCGAGGCGATCGCCGAAGCGCGCCGGGGAGCAGAAGAGGGCGAGAGCCCCAGCGGTGCGGTGGCCGTCCTTGACGACGCGATGATCGGCCGAGAGCACGACCGCCGCCAGCAGACCCACGATCCCACCGCCCATGCCGTGCTGCGTGCCGTCCAGGCTGCCGCCGGCAAGCTCGAGGGCCACCGCCTGAGCGAGGTGACCATCTTCGCCACCCACGAGCCATGCGCCATGTGCGTGGGCGCCCTGGTGGAGGCCCGCGTCGAGGTCCTCGTGTTCGCCGTCCGGGACCCGGAACGCGGCTGCGCGGGATCGGTCCTGGACCTGGCTCGGAGCCCGGTCCTGCCGCACCAGATTGCCGTGATCTCGGGCGTGCGGGAGGCGGAAGCTCGGCGTCTGAACGACGAGGCGGTCCTGCCGGCCTGAGCGCACCCCTCTGCTAGACTCGCCCGCCGGAGAGGTGTCCGAGTGGTTGATGGTGCCGCTCTCGAAAAGCGGTGTGCGATGAGCACCGTGGGTTCGAATCCCACCCTCTCCGCCACCTGCAGGGCTCCGCCGCCACCCCGCGGAGAGGTCGCCTAGAGGCCTATGGCGCCGCATTGGAAATGCGGTTCGGGGCAACCCGTCGGGGGTTCGAATCCCCCCCTCTCCGCCACTGCCTGCTACCATCCGCGCCGGCCGTGCTTAGGCGGGGAACTAGCGGTGCCCTGTACCCGCAATCCGCTTCAGCGGGGCTGACATCCCGGCTGAGGTCGTCGACCTCCGCCCCCCACGACGGCGCCCGACGTTGAGAGTCGGGTCCCACGCAGCGGCGGCCCGTGAACCCCGTCAGGTCCGGAAGGAAGCAGCGGTAAGCGATCCCCGTCGGCGGCAGTGGGATGACCTGGCTGGAGCCGGGTTCCGGCGCGAATGCGGGGGGCGACGCTCGATGCCGGGCGCACGGCCGAATCCCCTTCCCGCGGCTCGGTGTAGGGTTAGCGGGTCATGCTGAAGGGCCCCTAAACCGCTGTGCCAGCCGATCCCAATCTCGAGTTGAACGCTCCCGTTGCCGGTCCGCGACGCGCGCTGTACCGCCGCTGGCGGGCCCAGCGTTTCGCGGAGCTGGTCGGCCAGGACCCCATCGTCAACACCCTGCGCCGGGCGGTGGCCACCGATCGGATCGTGCACGCGTACCTCTTCGTCGGCCCCCGGGGCACGGGCAAGACCTCGACGGCCCGCATCCTGGCCAAGGCAATCAATTGCCTCGAGCGCGGCGACGATGGCGAGCCCTGTGATCGGTGCGCCGCCTGCGTGGCCATCCGCGACGGACGCGCGCTGGACGTGATCGAGATCGATGCCGCCTCCCACGGCCTGGTGGAGGACGCCCGCGACCTGGTCATGCGGGCCCTGACCGCGCCATCGGACCTGCGCCGCCGGGTGTACATCATCGACGAGGTCCACATGCTCAGCCCGCACGCGTTCAACGCGCTGCTCAAGCTGATCGAGGAGCCACCCGACCACGTCGTTTTCATCCTGGCCACGACCGATACCCACCGGGTGCCGCCCACCATCATCAGCCGCACCCAGCGCTACGACTTCCGCCGGCTGGCGACCGATGTCATTGCCGCCAAGCTGACCCGTATCACCAGCGCGGAGGGCGTGCAGGCCGATCCGGCCGCCCTGGACCTCATCGCCCGACTGGCCGATGGGGGGATGCGCGACGCCGAGTCGCTGCTCGACCAGGTCATGTCCTATGCCGGTGACCGGGTGGCGGTGGACTCGGTTCGGGACGCCGTCGGACTGGCCGATGAGGAGGCGATCGCGGGGTTGCTCGACGCCCTGGTGAGCGGCGAGGCTCCCGGCGCTCTGCAGCGGATCGCCGACCTGTCCGATGCGGGCCGTGACCTGGGCCAGGTCGCGCAACAGCTCGAGGGGGAGGGGCGCCGGCGCTTGCTGGCCGCGCCGACCGACCCGGCTCTCGCGCGCCGCCTGGCGACCATCCTGCGCGCCGCGTCCGAGGCCGGCACCGCCGGTGCCCGCGACGGCCGGGCTCGGCTCCAGCTGGAGCTGCTGGCCATCGACTCTGCCACGCAACCCGTTGCCGCAGCGGCGACGGTCACCGCGCCGGCGGAAGCGGCCGGGGTGCCCCGACCAGTACCAGCGGCGGCGCCCGCGACCCCGCGGCCCGCGACCGCACGGCCCGCGACGCCGAACCCGCGGCCCGCTCCGCCGGCAGCGGCGACCCCGCCCGCTCGGCTCGCCTTCGCCGACCCGGCTCCAGCCCCGCCACCGACCGAGGGCAAGGGCGCCGACTCAACCCCTCTCCCGTCACCCGACGGCGTGCGGCCCACCCTGGCCGAGGTCCGCTCCCGGTGGGGCGAGGTGGTCGAGCGCGCCCACCCTGTCGTCAAGCCGCTCATCAAGGAGTGCCGCCCCTACGAGCTGCACGGCGTTCGGCTGACCCTCGCCTTTCCCGAGGGTCGCGAGTTCATGCGCGGCCTGATCGCGGGCCGCGCGCGATCCATCGAAGACCTGCTGGGCGACATGTTCGGCGGCGGCTGGTCGGTGGAGGCCGTGGCGGCCTCGGTCGAACTCGAGCCGCTGACCGTCGAGCAGGCCATTTCGCCGAACGAGAGCCCGGAGGCCGCGGC
The sequence above is a segment of the Chloroflexota bacterium genome. Coding sequences within it:
- a CDS encoding trypsin-like serine protease, with the protein product MLVPAGAGAITYGLPDGNGHPEVGALLAPQAYSDGTWAACTGTLIAPTVFLTAAHCDLGVSSVYVTFDSTYIPGTSTTYLGTWHADPNYTQAQNDPHDIAVVVFPQPGVTVITPALLPGAGSLNNLRRGTMFTAVGYGAQSVTIDHGPTFNYADIRYVAFGPLNALNKNWLRLSMNPSLGDGGTCYGDSGGPNFLWVGGTETDIVAGITITGDFMCRATNVDYRLDTPSARAFLGLYVTLP
- a CDS encoding thymidine kinase: MFYTSGWVHVICGCMFCGKTDEMLRLLRRFAIAGRQVVLVKPRVDTRTAEESVVSRSGAQHAAVSVDTSAEVEAVVGNADIVAIEEGQFWDDGLPEVVERLADTGKQVLVTGLDQDYRGNPFGPMPRLMALADQVTKLTAICMVCGEPATRTQRLIDGLPAPVDSPLIMVGGMGDEKYEARCRLHHEVPSAAE
- a CDS encoding LPXTG cell wall anchor domain-containing protein; protein product: MDTTQIIIVVILIAVLGGAVAIWFRRRQNP
- a CDS encoding lysylphosphatidylglycerol synthase transmembrane domain-containing protein, with the protein product MISAGAIVIVLQSVDIGQTAEALADTRLLVLAPCLVLVAAGIVLRAWRWQRLVVPVADHTPPVRRIAPIVLIGYLANAVLPARLGEPIRAYLLARRESLNAFEVFGTVLLERILDVAVLAVMAFLASLALGAPPWVVQLTGVAAAGGFLIIGVLTLGGLRTVLRFLHRLADHGRFAAARMILTRLDQVAQGFGGRSQRLPVAEAAGLTVVIWLVDTSICWLAARSLGADISLAAALLIIGVGALGTSVPSAPGSIGTFELAASAAARAVGLTAPAALSLAIVVHATTLLPVALAGAIAMFALGLRSLSDLAGAARKSVEPSNGER
- a CDS encoding glycosyltransferase family 2 protein — its product is MIYVIVPAYNEERTIRPTLIALEVAMRGRNDRYLAVVVDDGSTDQTIAQAEAAVVETGGALPLHVLRHDTNLGLGAGVRTGIYWVLERADSDDVIVMLDGDNTHPPRLIPSMLERLAQGYDLVVASRYRPGSQVHGVPAYRRVLSDVGRIVFQIMFPIRGVRDYSCCFRAYRIPPLQRARLVYGEELCTARGFEAVMDLLLRLRQVGIRATEVPLQLDYSERVGQSKMRVVRTIRNTLALLARRFVERFTTYSERRVRSRLASVEARDLTVGP
- the wecB gene encoding UDP-N-acetylglucosamine 2-epimerase (non-hydrolyzing), with translation MKLAIVVGTRPEIIKMAPVIRACLTRDVPFVVLHTGQHYSFEMDGVFFEQLELPRPTHNLGVGSGSHVLQISSIISAIESVLVGERPDEVLVEGDTNSVLAAGLAANKLGLRVGHVEAGLRSYDRSMPEEINRILVDHLAEDLFAPTKHARDILLGEGIEPERVHVTGNTAVDEVLYQLGRVDPEPVLAMFGVHPSQYAVATVHRAENVTDPGRLRGIFEGLERVASALEIPVLVALHPRTTQRLSELGIAVAPMVRRLPPLGYHEFLALQSRAGLVMTDSGGLQEEACTLRVPCVTLRDNTERPESVEVGANRLVGADPDRILEGATAMHRAPRTWINPFGDGHSGERIVDLILTRGGAAGRPKLTSLRSRANPRNPAGGVRRIQRR
- a CDS encoding phospholipid carrier-dependent glycosyltransferase gives rise to the protein MGWSRLDTLLLGTLVVAAAALRLTGLDHPPGFVFDEIFYAQNACLLVAGPGVCGIAEPLSNAHPPLGQWLIASGIVVFGYTEFGWRIAAALAGIVTVAVLYVLARRLLTPVGGTAAAIGAAAAAGLLALDFLQLVHSRVAMLDVFLALFILAGMLFVVLDRDRQRDKPPTGLARWALGRPWRLAAGLAMGAAVAVKWSGAFAALVMVGFVVASEIAARRDGRSLGAMMRVAFREEGLRTAILLGLVPAAVYVASYLGVQPGTLIGLPWQEGTFWQGVARHQLALARFYVGLEGHHPYESPAWSWLLLKRPVAYWFAADGVYREVMALGNPAAWWPAVVAAFGLTVAWLRQGVRVFAPEAVVVVGVLATYVPWLVVGATWNGLLWYILPTIPFLYLGLGLLTARAWGSLPGRVLAGVAGVVVVAAFLVYWPLLVAAPLSPDDWRRRMLFADCDRPGATTMTLPDAITSSGLPPDGWCWI
- a CDS encoding nucleoside deaminase; its protein translation is MNYELFMAEAIAEARRGAEEGESPSGAVAVLDDAMIGREHDRRQQTHDPTAHAVLRAVQAAAGKLEGHRLSEVTIFATHEPCAMCVGALVEARVEVLVFAVRDPERGCAGSVLDLARSPVLPHQIAVISGVREAEARRLNDEAVLPA
- the dnaX gene encoding DNA polymerase III subunit gamma/tau, with the translated sequence MNAPVAGPRRALYRRWRAQRFAELVGQDPIVNTLRRAVATDRIVHAYLFVGPRGTGKTSTARILAKAINCLERGDDGEPCDRCAACVAIRDGRALDVIEIDAASHGLVEDARDLVMRALTAPSDLRRRVYIIDEVHMLSPHAFNALLKLIEEPPDHVVFILATTDTHRVPPTIISRTQRYDFRRLATDVIAAKLTRITSAEGVQADPAALDLIARLADGGMRDAESLLDQVMSYAGDRVAVDSVRDAVGLADEEAIAGLLDALVSGEAPGALQRIADLSDAGRDLGQVAQQLEGEGRRRLLAAPTDPALARRLATILRAASEAGTAGARDGRARLQLELLAIDSATQPVAAAATVTAPAEAAGVPRPVPAAAPATPRPATARPATPNPRPAPPAAATPPARLAFADPAPAPPPTEGKGADSTPLPSPDGVRPTLAEVRSRWGEVVERAHPVVKPLIKECRPYELHGVRLTLAFPEGREFMRGLIAGRARSIEDLLGDMFGGGWSVEAVAASVELEPLTVEQAISPNESPEAAALLQRTLEITGGQLVDAPEVR